The following are encoded together in the Verrucomicrobiota bacterium genome:
- a CDS encoding Gfo/Idh/MocA family oxidoreductase yields MKKLNVGLIGYGFMGRAHSNAYRKVNNFFDLEFQPVLKAACARSEDKVKPFAAKWGFESIEADWRKLIQRDDIDLIDICTPNNTHAEIAIAAAKAGKMILCEKPLSMDGAEGKKMVAAVEKAGVANMVWYNYRRVPAVTFAKQLIDEGKLGRIFHYRAKFLQDWTISPDLPQGGTGLWRLDVKAAGSGVTGDLLAHCIDTAVWLNGGIDRVNAMTETFVKERKHNLTGKVEKVGIDDACAFLARFGNGSLATFESTRYARGHKALYTFEINGEHASIFWDLHDLHRLQYFDHRDQGTVRGWRSIHVTDGDHPYMGKWWVPGLQIGYEHSFVHQVADFLKGLSNGKPASPTFRDALETQNICDAVLKSAKTGKWEKVAKVK; encoded by the coding sequence ATGAAAAAACTTAACGTCGGACTTATCGGCTACGGCTTCATGGGCCGTGCTCATTCCAACGCTTACCGCAAGGTCAATAACTTCTTCGACCTCGAATTCCAGCCCGTCCTCAAGGCCGCTTGCGCCCGCAGCGAAGACAAGGTGAAGCCTTTCGCCGCAAAATGGGGTTTTGAATCCATTGAGGCCGACTGGCGCAAACTCATCCAGCGCGACGACATCGATCTCATCGACATTTGCACGCCGAACAACACCCATGCCGAAATCGCCATCGCCGCCGCCAAAGCCGGCAAGATGATTCTCTGCGAGAAACCCCTTTCCATGGACGGGGCCGAAGGCAAGAAAATGGTCGCCGCCGTCGAGAAAGCCGGGGTCGCAAACATGGTTTGGTACAATTACCGCCGGGTGCCTGCGGTGACTTTCGCCAAACAACTGATCGACGAAGGCAAGCTGGGCCGCATTTTTCATTACCGCGCGAAGTTCCTCCAGGATTGGACAATCAGTCCGGACCTGCCCCAGGGCGGAACCGGCCTCTGGCGTTTGGACGTGAAAGCCGCGGGCAGCGGGGTCACGGGCGATTTGCTTGCCCATTGCATCGACACCGCGGTCTGGCTCAACGGCGGCATCGACCGGGTCAACGCCATGACGGAGACCTTTGTGAAGGAGCGGAAACACAATCTCACCGGCAAGGTCGAGAAAGTCGGGATTGACGACGCCTGTGCGTTCCTGGCCCGTTTCGGCAATGGTTCGCTGGCGACTTTTGAGTCCACGCGCTACGCCCGTGGCCACAAGGCGCTTTACACATTCGAGATCAATGGCGAGCACGCGTCGATCTTTTGGGACCTCCACGACTTGCACCGCCTTCAATACTTCGATCACCGTGATCAGGGGACCGTGCGAGGCTGGCGGTCCATCCATGTCACTGACGGCGACCATCCGTACATGGGCAAATGGTGGGTGCCGGGGCTTCAAATCGGATACGAGCACAGTTTTGTTCACCAGGTTGCAGACTTTCTGAAAGGGTTGAGCAACGGAAAGCCCGCTTCTCCAACCTTCCGGGACGCGCTGGAAACTCAGAATATCTGCGACGCCGTCCTGAAATCGGCGAAGACAGGCAAGTGGGAGAAAGTCGCGAAGGTGAAGTGA
- a CDS encoding ATP-binding protein, with amino-acid sequence MSGTLRSKQSRARWASRLSKGARSPQAFKAQLPSTRPRALELPLDSGKVILLRGIRRSGKTSLFYHTMRRLEASGVAREQILYVNLEDDRLYPIRADELDLILQAHGELLPEFQKKPLYLFLDEIQAVNGWERFVRRVHDTEHAALFVTGSAPHLLGRQIAPVLRGRCLSYELLPLSFSESIRFRDLTFETYSRTSKAMAVNVLEEYLRWGGFPEILLAEEPLRRKIVTEYADVLYYRDLLDEFSVRNEHVMRLLLKHSLSHPAALVSPHKLYHDFRSQGVRISKNTIYEYLRFLEEAGLIYSVPIFAQSLRKQEQNPKKTYIADLGLMQAFTAQPDKDQGRKLENLIFLKKRVLGGELFYCSDGHEVDIVHHAGANLTFTNVCWPVESPQTSRREIAGLTAAFQRFPQAEFELIGHELPKNQAPAPIVQKSAWQYLLE; translated from the coding sequence ATGTCGGGAACGCTGAGAAGTAAACAAAGTCGTGCACGCTGGGCAAGCAGATTATCGAAAGGCGCTCGGTCTCCGCAGGCTTTTAAGGCGCAGCTTCCTTCCACGCGTCCGCGCGCCCTGGAGTTGCCGCTCGATTCCGGAAAAGTGATTTTGCTGCGCGGCATTCGCCGGAGCGGGAAAACCTCCCTGTTCTACCACACGATGCGCAGGTTGGAAGCGAGCGGCGTGGCGCGCGAGCAAATCCTTTATGTGAATCTCGAGGACGACCGGCTTTATCCCATTCGCGCGGACGAACTGGACCTCATCCTGCAGGCCCACGGCGAGTTGCTTCCGGAGTTTCAAAAGAAGCCTCTCTATCTGTTCCTTGACGAAATCCAGGCCGTCAACGGCTGGGAGCGTTTCGTGCGCCGAGTTCATGATACGGAACACGCGGCCCTATTCGTCACCGGGTCAGCGCCGCACCTGCTCGGCCGCCAAATCGCTCCCGTCTTGCGCGGGCGATGCCTGAGTTACGAACTTTTGCCCTTGAGCTTTTCCGAGTCGATCCGATTTCGAGATCTGACCTTTGAGACCTATTCCAGGACGAGCAAAGCGATGGCCGTGAACGTGCTCGAAGAATATCTGCGGTGGGGCGGATTTCCAGAGATCCTCCTGGCGGAGGAGCCCCTTCGACGAAAAATCGTGACCGAGTACGCGGACGTCCTCTACTACCGCGACTTGCTCGACGAATTCTCGGTGCGCAATGAGCACGTCATGCGTTTGTTGTTGAAGCACAGCCTGAGTCATCCGGCGGCCCTGGTCAGCCCCCACAAGCTTTACCATGACTTCCGTTCACAAGGCGTCCGTATTTCGAAAAACACGATTTACGAATATCTGCGGTTTCTCGAGGAGGCGGGCCTGATTTATTCCGTCCCGATTTTCGCGCAGTCTCTGCGCAAGCAAGAGCAGAATCCGAAGAAGACCTATATTGCCGACCTGGGATTGATGCAGGCGTTCACAGCGCAGCCAGACAAGGACCAGGGCAGGAAGTTGGAGAATCTCATTTTCCTGAAAAAGCGGGTTCTGGGCGGCGAATTGTTCTATTGCAGCGACGGGCACGAAGTGGACATCGTCCATCACGCCGGCGCGAATCTAACTTTCACCAACGTTTGCTGGCCTGTCGAATCGCCGCAAACCAGCCGGCGGGAAATCGCCGGACTGACCGCCGCATTTCAACGATTCCCCCAGGCCGAGTTCGAACTGATCGGGCATGAACTGCCCAAGAACCAGGCGCCGGCTCCCATCGTGCAGAAATCCGCATGGCAATACCTGCTGGAATGA
- a CDS encoding TolC family protein, translated as MALLVSGCRASYYRKSADKEVYKIIQNKQQQVFGKTNAFSIDTRYSNRAPDDIKAQEILEDRLQQARHVLTLPEALRLAVENNRAYQLRKENLYISALTLTRERFAYVPQFFAGTTVSGERSSNGDESVRAANRLGMDTLFKTGGRVGLDLANDLLRFYTGDPRRSAVSTIALSLSQPLLRGAGAKIAAENLTQAERNVIYEIRSFSYYQDTFAFDIVSTYFRLLQQQDTVRNQFNNYQSRTNLEARTVALAFDRLAPIQADQAKQESLAAKNSYILAVDRYRNSLDQFKITLGLPAGYEIQLDENALKEIEAIGLLPVPLNESEALQTALNRRLDLLNEIDIFEDSKRKIKIAADRLKPDLNLFADASLQSERPTDYANFDLNDYRLSGGVQVNLPINRLLERNSYRSSLLSFERQIRTLALFLDDLKNDVRADLRTLEQARQSYEIQNSAKALADQRVDSTELQQAAGRVQVRDVLEAQTARVQAYNAATAALVDYHLTRLRFLLDLGALRTAEEKFWLKQGDLAKVQPGQTAPPTPPPSDQLITPQQLFEK; from the coding sequence GTGGCGCTGCTGGTGTCGGGCTGCCGCGCTTCCTATTACCGGAAGTCCGCCGACAAAGAGGTTTATAAGATCATCCAGAACAAACAGCAGCAGGTCTTCGGGAAAACCAACGCCTTCAGCATCGACACGCGCTACTCCAACCGCGCTCCGGATGACATCAAAGCGCAGGAGATTCTCGAAGATCGACTTCAGCAAGCCAGGCATGTGCTCACGCTGCCGGAGGCGCTCCGGCTCGCCGTCGAAAACAACCGGGCGTATCAGCTTCGCAAGGAAAACCTCTACATCTCTGCTCTCACGCTGACGCGCGAACGGTTTGCTTACGTGCCGCAGTTCTTTGCCGGGACAACTGTCAGCGGGGAGCGCTCCTCCAACGGCGACGAATCAGTTCGGGCCGCCAATCGGCTGGGCATGGACACGCTGTTCAAAACGGGCGGGCGCGTCGGTCTGGACCTCGCGAACGATTTGCTGCGGTTTTACACGGGCGATCCGCGCCGGTCGGCGGTTTCGACGATTGCCTTGAGTCTGTCCCAACCGCTGCTGCGCGGGGCGGGCGCGAAGATCGCGGCGGAGAATCTCACGCAGGCGGAGCGGAACGTGATCTACGAAATCCGCAGCTTCAGCTATTACCAGGACACGTTCGCGTTCGATATCGTCTCGACGTATTTCCGGCTGCTCCAGCAGCAGGACACCGTGAGGAATCAGTTCAACAACTACCAAAGCAGGACGAACCTGGAGGCGCGAACCGTGGCGCTGGCCTTCGACCGGTTGGCTCCCATTCAGGCGGATCAAGCCAAACAGGAGAGCCTCGCCGCGAAAAACAGCTACATCCTGGCCGTGGACCGATATCGAAACAGCCTGGATCAGTTCAAGATCACGCTGGGCTTGCCGGCCGGCTACGAAATCCAGCTCGACGAAAACGCGTTGAAAGAGATCGAGGCGATAGGCTTGCTCCCGGTGCCCCTGAACGAATCCGAAGCGCTCCAGACCGCGCTCAACCGGCGCCTGGACCTGCTCAACGAGATCGATATTTTCGAAGATAGCAAACGGAAGATCAAAATCGCCGCCGACCGCTTGAAGCCCGACTTGAACTTATTCGCCGACGCTTCCCTTCAGTCCGAACGTCCCACGGATTATGCGAACTTCGATCTGAACGACTACCGGCTTTCCGGCGGCGTGCAGGTGAATCTTCCCATCAATCGATTGCTGGAACGCAATTCCTATCGCTCGTCGTTGCTCAGCTTTGAACGCCAGATTCGCACTTTGGCTCTGTTCCTCGACGATCTGAAGAATGATGTTCGCGCGGATCTGCGAACCCTGGAACAGGCGCGACAAAGTTATGAAATCCAGAACAGCGCCAAGGCGCTGGCGGATCAACGCGTGGATAGCACGGAACTCCAGCAGGCCGCGGGGCGCGTTCAGGTCCGAGATGTTTTGGAGGCGCAGACCGCGCGCGTCCAAGCCTACAATGCAGCCACCGCGGCGCTGGTCGATTATCATTTGACCCGGTTGCGTTTCCTGCTGGATTTGGGGGCGCTTAGGACGGCCGAGGAAAAGTTCTGGCTCAAGCAGGGCGACCTTGCCAAAGTGCAGCCAGGCCAAACCGCGCCGCCGACTCCGCCGCCGTCCGACCAGCTCATCACGCCGCAACAACTTTTCGAAAAATGA
- a CDS encoding HlyD family efflux transporter periplasmic adaptor subunit produces the protein MKNPEVKASVQQSLTKRPAVTAALGLILLIVAFVGIRRWTTPPPVEQQFHTVKRGDMLISVVEGGALKAVNESIIRSEFEGMSRIISIVPEGTYAKKGDLLVELDSSELKDRLNQQEVSYQNSDFAFVQAKENLSIQRSLVDSQIKDAELRAEFAKSDLDKYIEGDAPQQINTQTNNIIIRKEQLQRAQDKLDWTQQLFKKGYASKSELEADGLSLMQSKISLEQAEEDLRLFRKYDMPKSVRRLESAWDQAKMELGRLKQRTSNQIAQAEADLRTRQRALELTLEKLNELKQQFENSRIKAPQDGLVVYASSNPFIGGSGGQILIEEGAQIRQRQEIIKLPDVSQMLVEIRVHESHVLQIRAGLDAYVTVDSIPDRRFKAKVKKVAVLPNSQDRWMNPNLKVYSTDVLIEDELPDLKPGVSARAEIIVTNLVQALTVPLQAVTTVKGKQVCYVQNGKGTTPAPVVVGNFNDQFIEIKSGLKEGDRVLLSPPAATDNADLSGSIISSAELEQQRTAPPATTAPKASPGNNNTSTQANPGREAESASGSIAAVATGQPAVAPGIVPPTPPAATAEPGSEFGGRRRGGNDPEAQKRREEFMKLSPEERAARMQQFRGRRGQPVSETSAPQNRNPE, from the coding sequence ATGAAAAACCCTGAAGTCAAAGCATCCGTCCAGCAGAGCCTGACCAAACGGCCCGCCGTGACCGCCGCCCTCGGCCTGATCTTGCTGATTGTGGCCTTCGTTGGCATCCGGCGCTGGACCACTCCGCCACCGGTGGAACAACAATTCCACACCGTAAAGCGGGGCGACATGCTGATCTCGGTCGTGGAAGGCGGCGCGCTGAAGGCCGTTAACGAATCGATCATTCGGAGCGAGTTCGAGGGCATGTCCCGGATTATCAGCATCGTGCCCGAAGGCACTTATGCGAAGAAAGGCGACCTGCTGGTGGAACTGGATTCTTCGGAGTTGAAGGACCGTCTCAATCAACAGGAGGTCAGTTACCAGAACAGCGATTTCGCTTTCGTCCAGGCGAAGGAGAACTTGAGCATCCAGAGAAGCCTGGTCGATAGCCAGATCAAGGACGCTGAATTGCGCGCGGAGTTCGCCAAGTCCGATCTCGACAAATACATCGAAGGCGATGCCCCCCAGCAAATCAACACCCAGACCAATAATATCATCATCCGGAAGGAACAGTTGCAGCGCGCCCAAGACAAGTTGGATTGGACCCAGCAACTGTTCAAAAAAGGCTACGCCTCAAAATCGGAATTGGAAGCCGACGGACTCAGCTTGATGCAGTCCAAAATCTCCCTGGAACAGGCCGAGGAAGATTTGCGGCTTTTCCGAAAATACGACATGCCGAAAAGCGTGCGCCGGCTCGAGTCTGCCTGGGATCAGGCGAAGATGGAATTGGGCCGTTTGAAACAACGCACCTCGAACCAAATCGCCCAGGCCGAGGCCGACTTGCGAACCCGCCAGCGCGCGCTGGAATTGACACTGGAGAAACTGAATGAACTGAAGCAGCAATTCGAGAACTCGCGCATCAAGGCGCCGCAGGACGGCCTGGTCGTCTATGCTTCGAGCAATCCCTTCATCGGCGGCAGTGGCGGGCAAATCTTGATCGAGGAAGGCGCCCAGATCCGGCAGCGCCAGGAAATCATCAAGTTGCCCGACGTTTCGCAAATGCTCGTGGAAATTCGCGTCCACGAATCCCATGTCTTACAGATCCGAGCCGGCCTGGATGCCTACGTCACCGTCGATTCCATTCCGGATCGCCGGTTCAAAGCCAAAGTGAAAAAGGTCGCCGTTCTGCCCAATTCGCAGGACCGCTGGATGAACCCGAACCTCAAAGTCTATTCCACGGACGTGCTGATCGAAGACGAGTTGCCGGATTTGAAACCCGGAGTCTCGGCCCGGGCGGAGATTATCGTCACCAACCTGGTCCAGGCATTGACGGTCCCGCTGCAAGCGGTGACGACCGTCAAAGGCAAGCAGGTCTGTTACGTTCAGAACGGAAAAGGCACCACGCCGGCGCCAGTCGTGGTCGGGAATTTCAACGATCAATTCATCGAAATCAAATCCGGCCTCAAGGAAGGAGATCGCGTGTTGCTCTCGCCGCCTGCGGCCACCGATAACGCCGACCTGAGCGGATCGATCATATCCTCAGCCGAATTGGAACAGCAGCGAACGGCGCCGCCGGCCACGACCGCGCCCAAAGCAAGTCCCGGAAACAACAACACCTCCACCCAAGCCAATCCCGGCCGCGAAGCCGAATCCGCAAGCGGATCGATCGCCGCCGTGGCAACAGGCCAGCCGGCCGTTGCGCCAGGAATCGTGCCGCCAACCCCGCCAGCCGCCACGGCAGAGCCAGGATCCGAGTTCGGTGGAAGGCGCCGCGGTGGCAACGATCCCGAAGCGCAAAAGCGCCGGGAAGAATTCATGAAACTCAGCCCGGAAGAGCGCGCCGCGAGAATGCAGCAGTTCCGAGGTCGTCGCGGACAGCCGGTGAGTGAAACCTCTGCGCCGCAGAATCGAAACCCCGAGTGA